In one Arthrobacter jinronghuae genomic region, the following are encoded:
- a CDS encoding DUF3145 domain-containing protein, producing the protein MSVVMARGVLFVHSAPSALCPHIEWAIGSVVEKRTDLQWTPQPAATGMVRAEIAWTGPQGTGSLLASALRGWAHLRYEVTEEQSPGADGSRWAHTPELGIFHAATDVHGNIMISENRIRYAYENGAGDPSAVYHELSLALGEAWDEELEPFRHAADGAPVRWLHQVG; encoded by the coding sequence ATGTCTGTTGTGATGGCGCGCGGCGTACTGTTTGTGCACTCTGCCCCTTCCGCGTTGTGCCCCCATATTGAGTGGGCCATCGGATCCGTCGTGGAAAAGCGAACGGATCTTCAGTGGACCCCTCAGCCGGCTGCGACCGGAATGGTACGGGCTGAAATCGCCTGGACCGGACCGCAGGGCACCGGTTCCCTGCTCGCGTCCGCGCTGCGCGGCTGGGCACACCTCCGGTACGAGGTGACGGAGGAACAGAGCCCCGGAGCCGACGGCAGCCGCTGGGCACACACCCCTGAGCTGGGCATCTTCCATGCCGCGACCGATGTGCACGGCAACATCATGATTTCCGAGAACCGCATCCGTTACGCCTATGAAAACGGCGCCGGCGATCCCTCGGCTGTCTACCACGAACTCTCACTCGCCCTGGGCGAAGCCTGGGACGAAGAGCTGGAGCCGTTCCGGCACGCGGCCGACGGTGCCCCGGTGCGCTGGCTGCACCAGGTAGGCTAG
- a CDS encoding YifB family Mg chelatase-like AAA ATPase: MGLGRTYGVGLVGLRGRIVEIEADIGQSLPSFILLGLPDASLNEARDRVKSAAKNAGLPLSRRRITVNLMPADVPKHGSGFDLAIVVAALCAGGVLRTPGRCVFLAELGLDSRLRPIRSILPAVMAAVAAGYTDFAVAAENAEEAALVPAARVRGYSCLAEVAADLGADPEQLSFPLPVARTGEDPEHEEGAVESRFPDLADVAGQAEARFAVEVAAAGAHHLLMTGPPGAGKTMLAERLPGILPDLSDDQAMEVTAIHSLAWQGRPCRQLLRRPPFESPHHTASTAAVIGGGSGIPRPGAASRAHRGVLFLDEAPEYERRVLDGLRQPLESGELVLHRAAGTAVYPARFQLVLAANPCPCGLATGKGIECTCTSTQRRRYFSRLSGPLLDRVDLQLSVQRVSLVDYFAAETAEASSTVAARVQEARRLQRERLAPLGCETNAEIPGTLLRGTLRPPSKATSALDRAMDRQLLTARGYDRVLRVAWTVADLAGHGSPDADDVGQALAFRRQGAAA; encoded by the coding sequence ATGGGGCTCGGACGGACCTACGGGGTAGGGCTTGTCGGCCTGCGGGGCAGGATCGTGGAGATTGAAGCCGACATCGGCCAGTCCCTGCCGTCCTTCATCCTGCTGGGGCTGCCGGATGCCTCCCTGAACGAGGCTCGCGACCGGGTGAAGTCAGCGGCAAAGAACGCCGGACTCCCGCTGAGCCGGCGCCGCATCACAGTCAATCTGATGCCGGCGGATGTACCGAAGCACGGCTCCGGCTTCGACCTGGCCATCGTTGTGGCCGCACTCTGCGCCGGGGGCGTATTGAGAACTCCGGGCCGGTGCGTCTTCCTGGCAGAACTCGGCCTGGACAGCAGGCTTCGGCCGATCCGGAGCATCCTTCCGGCTGTTATGGCCGCGGTTGCGGCCGGCTACACGGACTTCGCAGTGGCGGCGGAGAACGCAGAGGAGGCAGCACTGGTTCCCGCAGCCCGCGTGCGTGGATACTCCTGCCTGGCCGAGGTAGCCGCCGACCTCGGCGCCGACCCCGAGCAGCTCAGTTTTCCGCTGCCGGTGGCCCGTACCGGCGAAGATCCGGAACACGAAGAGGGTGCAGTTGAATCCCGGTTTCCCGACCTCGCTGACGTAGCAGGGCAGGCAGAGGCCCGCTTCGCTGTCGAGGTCGCCGCGGCGGGAGCACACCATCTGCTGATGACCGGGCCGCCGGGGGCCGGAAAGACCATGCTGGCTGAACGGCTGCCCGGCATCCTGCCGGACCTTTCCGATGACCAGGCAATGGAAGTCACTGCCATCCACTCCCTCGCCTGGCAGGGACGCCCCTGCCGCCAATTGCTCCGCAGGCCCCCGTTCGAGAGTCCGCACCACACCGCGTCTACAGCAGCGGTGATCGGCGGCGGTTCAGGCATTCCGCGCCCCGGTGCTGCCTCCCGTGCCCACCGCGGCGTGTTGTTTCTCGACGAAGCGCCCGAGTACGAGCGGCGGGTACTGGACGGCCTGCGCCAGCCGCTGGAGAGCGGCGAGCTAGTCCTGCACCGGGCGGCGGGTACAGCCGTGTATCCGGCGCGTTTCCAGCTGGTCCTTGCCGCCAATCCCTGTCCCTGCGGACTCGCAACCGGTAAGGGAATCGAGTGCACCTGCACCTCCACGCAGCGGCGACGGTATTTCAGCCGGCTTTCCGGTCCGCTGCTGGATCGGGTGGACCTGCAGCTCTCGGTTCAGCGGGTCTCCCTGGTCGACTACTTCGCAGCAGAGACTGCGGAGGCCAGCTCTACGGTGGCGGCACGCGTGCAGGAGGCTCGGCGGCTCCAACGGGAACGGCTGGCGCCGCTGGGATGTGAAACCAACGCCGAGATTCCCGGCACCTTGCTGCGGGGCACCCTGCGGCCGCCGAGCAAAGCGACTTCGGCACTGGACAGGGCCATGGACCGCCAGTTGCTGACGGCACGGGGCTACGACCGGGTGCTGCGCGTGGCCTGGACCGTCGCCGATCTCGCCGGGCACGGAAGTCCCGACGCCGACGACGTCGGACAGGCCCTCGCCTTCCGCCGGCAGGGAGCGGCGGCATGA
- the dprA gene encoding DNA-processing protein DprA, which yields MSNDEALLARAALSRLFEPSDAVGLALVAAAGPVHALQIATGAVDPPPDLAAETAPLLSPGGSQGSALAEGLQRWAPRVADLAPDRDLGAIRRLGGELLVPEDPRWPESLRHLQMEMPLCLWVRGDLGRGLPELDRTVALVGSRDATGYGLSIAGDISAGLANRGYTVVSGGAYGIDAQAHRAALASAPAGTTATIAVMACGADRFYPAGNEDLLRTVAERGLVVSEVPPGSAPTRWRFLQRNRIIAALSAATVVVEARWRSGALNTAHHAAGLGREVGAVPGSVYSANSAGCHRLLRDGSAVCVTDAQEVVELAGPLRAVLPGEPNDIGGRAGDSPAGDRRADHDGLSVEDLLLLDALPVRSGSTIGKLASVAGLSLQGVRAGLARLELEGLAVRTEPDQWRRGRH from the coding sequence ATGAGTAATGATGAGGCGCTTCTCGCACGGGCGGCGTTGTCGAGACTGTTCGAACCCTCGGATGCTGTGGGCCTTGCCCTCGTGGCAGCGGCCGGTCCGGTCCACGCGCTGCAGATCGCCACCGGAGCGGTGGACCCGCCGCCGGATCTTGCCGCCGAAACGGCACCGTTGCTGTCCCCGGGCGGCAGCCAGGGAAGCGCCCTGGCAGAGGGGCTTCAACGGTGGGCACCGCGGGTAGCTGATCTGGCCCCGGACCGGGACCTGGGTGCGATCCGCCGTCTGGGAGGGGAACTCCTCGTTCCGGAGGATCCCCGTTGGCCCGAGTCGTTGCGACACCTGCAGATGGAGATGCCTCTGTGTCTCTGGGTACGGGGAGACCTGGGGCGGGGCCTGCCGGAACTTGACCGGACCGTGGCGCTCGTGGGTTCCCGGGACGCCACCGGATACGGGCTGTCCATAGCGGGGGACATTTCGGCGGGACTCGCCAACCGCGGGTACACCGTTGTCTCCGGGGGTGCCTACGGAATCGACGCCCAGGCACATCGTGCCGCGCTCGCATCTGCACCCGCAGGAACCACGGCCACGATAGCGGTCATGGCCTGCGGCGCGGACCGGTTCTACCCGGCCGGCAACGAGGATCTGCTTCGCACCGTCGCGGAGCGCGGACTGGTGGTGTCCGAAGTGCCGCCGGGATCGGCGCCCACCCGCTGGAGGTTCCTGCAACGGAACCGGATCATTGCTGCGCTGAGTGCCGCCACCGTGGTGGTGGAGGCCCGGTGGAGGTCCGGCGCGTTGAACACCGCCCATCATGCTGCCGGGTTGGGACGGGAAGTCGGTGCGGTGCCCGGATCCGTGTACTCGGCCAACTCCGCCGGATGCCACCGGCTGCTGCGCGACGGCAGTGCGGTCTGCGTGACCGATGCCCAGGAAGTCGTGGAACTGGCCGGGCCGCTCCGTGCTGTCCTGCCGGGAGAACCGAACGACATCGGCGGACGGGCAGGGGACAGTCCGGCAGGGGACCGCCGCGCAGATCACGACGGACTGTCCGTGGAGGACCTGCTGCTGCTGGATGCGCTGCCGGTGCGCAGCGGATCGACCATCGGAAAACTGGCCTCCGTCGCGGGGCTGTCCCTGCAAGGGGTGCGCGCCGGGCTGGCACGGCTGGAACTGGAGGGACTCGCCGTACGGACCGAACCGGACCAGTGGCGCCGAGGCCGCCACTAG
- a CDS encoding ribonuclease HII, with protein MSSTAKPPTLRHERTFAASGHRILAGCDEVGRGALAGPVSVGMVAVDLATVRSLKGVRDSKLLSVADRNTLVPQIKKWALAWGVGHASAAEIDLHGLTVALRLAGTRAWDQVCSTLRPDVVLLDGNYNWLSPERQGSLFDDPDEPAGGCTAPVHTRIKADMQCLSVAAASVLAKVERDAMMVEFAASNPHYSWEINKGYATESHRAAIDVHGPTPLHRMSWRLGSKPRPGEPVLEPEDDLSTVGG; from the coding sequence GTGAGTTCCACCGCCAAGCCGCCGACCCTTCGGCATGAGCGTACGTTCGCTGCCTCCGGGCACCGGATCCTGGCCGGCTGCGACGAAGTGGGCCGCGGCGCGCTGGCCGGACCCGTGTCCGTAGGGATGGTGGCCGTGGACCTGGCCACCGTCCGTTCGCTCAAGGGAGTGCGGGACAGCAAGCTGCTCTCCGTAGCCGACCGGAACACGCTGGTTCCGCAGATCAAGAAATGGGCCCTGGCCTGGGGGGTGGGCCATGCCAGTGCGGCGGAGATCGACCTGCACGGGTTGACCGTCGCCCTGCGTCTGGCCGGAACGCGCGCCTGGGACCAGGTGTGCTCAACGCTGCGCCCCGACGTCGTACTCCTTGACGGCAACTACAACTGGCTCTCGCCCGAGCGGCAGGGCAGCCTGTTCGACGATCCCGATGAACCGGCCGGAGGCTGCACGGCACCGGTGCACACCCGGATCAAGGCGGACATGCAGTGCCTGAGCGTGGCCGCCGCCAGTGTGCTGGCGAAGGTGGAACGCGACGCCATGATGGTAGAGTTTGCCGCTTCGAACCCGCACTATTCGTGGGAGATCAACAAGGGTTATGCCACCGAGTCGCACCGCGCGGCCATCGACGTCCACGGACCCACGCCGCTGCACCGCATGTCCTGGCGGCTGGGCTCCAAGCCCCGCCCGGGTGAACCGGTGCTGGAACCGGAAGACGACTTGAGCACAGTTGGGGGATGA
- a CDS encoding SDR family oxidoreductase has translation MDTAGRVALVTGGSGGIGAAVVRRLAADGYSVGVHYARNRATADGVVADVAAEGGHALAVGGDVGDEPAMTAVFDAVETAFGGLDVVVNTAGIMLLAPIAELDLADLDRMHHTNIRGTFVVSQQAARRVRPGGAIINFSTTVRRTQYPGYGAYVASKAAVEGMTLILARELRGRDITVNAVAPGPTATALFLDGKDEATVARLAEAAPLGRLGQPDDIAETVAFLAGPGRWVNGQVVYANGGLA, from the coding sequence ATGGATACGGCGGGACGGGTTGCCCTGGTGACCGGAGGATCCGGCGGGATCGGAGCCGCTGTAGTCCGACGGCTCGCGGCGGACGGCTATTCCGTGGGTGTGCACTACGCACGGAATCGAGCGACAGCGGACGGGGTTGTTGCCGACGTTGCCGCCGAGGGGGGACATGCCTTGGCCGTCGGCGGAGATGTGGGAGACGAGCCGGCGATGACTGCCGTGTTCGACGCCGTCGAGACAGCCTTCGGCGGTCTGGACGTGGTCGTCAACACCGCAGGCATCATGCTCCTTGCCCCCATCGCGGAGCTGGACCTGGCGGACCTGGACCGGATGCACCACACGAATATCCGGGGAACGTTCGTGGTGTCGCAGCAGGCGGCCCGCCGGGTGCGTCCTGGTGGAGCGATCATTAACTTCTCGACCACCGTCCGGCGCACCCAATACCCCGGCTACGGCGCCTACGTAGCCAGCAAGGCTGCGGTGGAAGGGATGACGCTGATCCTGGCGCGGGAACTGCGTGGACGGGACATCACGGTCAACGCGGTGGCGCCCGGGCCGACAGCTACGGCGTTGTTCCTTGACGGCAAGGACGAGGCCACCGTTGCCCGGCTGGCTGAGGCGGCGCCGCTTGGACGCCTGGGCCAGCCGGATGACATCGCCGAAACCGTCGCCTTCCTTGCCGGGCCGGGGCGCTGGGTCAACGGCCAGGTGGTCTACGCCAACGGGGGACTGGCCTGA
- a CDS encoding tyrosine recombinase XerC, translated as MTSKGAADRTAWPAEFRSALEGFCRYLTAERGRSEHTVRAYESDVSKLLDYALGAGAGSLQELDLGILRGWLGELSAGGQARSTLARRAATARSFTNWALREELISENPALRLKAPKKEKTLPGVLRSSQLDDLFETLQAAAAEGEPVALRDRAMVELLYATGIRVGELAGLDVDDLDPDRRTLTVLGKGNKERTVPYGLPAALAVDDWLRRGRPSMVTGDSGPALFLGKRGGRVDQRQVRSVVAVLLEAMPDTSASGPHALRHSAATHLLDGGADLRAVQEILGHSSLATTQLYTHVSVDRLRQSYSQAHPRA; from the coding sequence GTGACATCAAAGGGAGCAGCAGACAGAACTGCGTGGCCGGCGGAATTCCGTTCCGCCCTGGAGGGCTTCTGCCGGTATTTGACGGCAGAGCGTGGACGCTCCGAACACACCGTCCGTGCCTACGAATCGGACGTGTCGAAGCTGCTCGACTATGCCCTCGGCGCCGGAGCAGGCTCGCTTCAGGAACTTGACCTGGGCATCCTGCGCGGCTGGCTGGGTGAACTCAGTGCCGGGGGACAGGCCCGTTCCACGCTGGCCCGCCGCGCCGCCACGGCGCGCAGCTTCACCAACTGGGCCCTGCGCGAGGAACTCATCAGTGAGAATCCGGCCCTGCGGCTGAAGGCACCGAAGAAGGAAAAGACGCTTCCCGGCGTACTGCGCAGCAGCCAGCTGGATGACCTGTTCGAAACCCTGCAGGCGGCCGCCGCCGAGGGCGAACCCGTGGCGCTACGGGACCGCGCGATGGTCGAACTGCTCTACGCCACGGGCATCCGGGTGGGAGAGCTGGCCGGTCTGGACGTCGACGACCTCGATCCGGACCGCAGGACACTCACGGTGCTGGGCAAGGGCAACAAGGAACGCACGGTGCCTTACGGCCTGCCGGCTGCCCTCGCGGTGGATGACTGGCTGCGCCGCGGCCGCCCGTCGATGGTGACCGGGGACAGCGGTCCGGCATTGTTCCTGGGCAAACGGGGCGGACGAGTGGACCAGCGACAGGTCCGCAGCGTGGTCGCCGTCCTCCTGGAAGCCATGCCGGACACCTCCGCCTCCGGGCCGCACGCCCTCCGCCACTCCGCGGCCACCCACCTGCTCGACGGCGGTGCCGACCTGCGTGCCGTGCAGGAAATCCTGGGCCACTCGTCCCTTGCCACCACGCAGCTTTACACGCACGTCTCAGTGGACAGGTTGCGCCAGAGCTACAGCCAGGCACACCCGCGCGCCTAG
- a CDS encoding GNAT family N-acetyltransferase: protein MAFEIPLLSDDTLLLRPHVSADLDAVYARCVDPLSVQWTTIPLDYTPEMAQQYLEAICVPQENAVSWALDVGGSYAGTIDLRFEGAASGSLGFVTSPEYRGRGLMSRAVRLAVGHAFEDLDWEVVTWKAHAGNTGSYKTVWRCGFPQPVAVPYLLNHRGKMVEGWISSLARNDPRSPSVSWAKAEAELTVRRPSAV from the coding sequence ATGGCTTTCGAGATCCCGCTGCTCAGCGACGACACCCTCCTGCTCCGTCCGCACGTCTCCGCCGACCTCGACGCCGTCTACGCACGCTGCGTTGACCCCCTGTCGGTCCAGTGGACCACCATTCCGCTGGACTACACGCCGGAGATGGCGCAGCAGTATCTGGAGGCTATCTGCGTCCCGCAGGAAAACGCGGTGTCTTGGGCGCTCGACGTCGGCGGCAGCTATGCAGGGACCATCGACCTGCGCTTCGAAGGCGCAGCCTCCGGTTCGCTGGGGTTCGTCACGTCGCCGGAATACCGGGGCCGCGGCCTGATGTCCCGCGCGGTCCGGCTGGCAGTGGGGCACGCCTTCGAGGACCTGGACTGGGAGGTGGTTACGTGGAAGGCACATGCGGGAAACACCGGCAGCTACAAGACGGTCTGGCGCTGCGGTTTTCCGCAGCCGGTCGCTGTGCCGTATCTGCTGAACCACCGGGGAAAAATGGTTGAAGGCTGGATCTCCAGCCTCGCTCGGAATGACCCAAGGAGCCCATCCGTCAGCTGGGCGAAGGCAGAGGCGGAACTTACAGTTCGTCGGCCTTCGGCAGTGTGA
- a CDS encoding DUF2469 domain-containing protein, translating to MSAEDLENYETDMELQLYREYRDVVGLFSYVVETERRFYLANHVDLQARSADGEIYFDLTLQDAWVWDVYRSARFVKSVRVITFKDVNVEELTRNDDLTLPKADEL from the coding sequence ATGAGCGCCGAAGACCTTGAGAACTATGAAACGGACATGGAGCTCCAGCTGTACCGGGAGTACCGCGACGTCGTAGGCCTCTTCAGCTACGTGGTGGAAACCGAACGGCGCTTTTACCTGGCCAACCACGTGGACCTGCAGGCACGGTCCGCCGACGGCGAGATCTACTTCGACCTCACGCTGCAGGACGCATGGGTCTGGGACGTCTACCGGTCCGCACGGTTCGTCAAAAGCGTGCGGGTGATTACCTTCAAGGATGTCAACGTGGAGGAGCTCACCCGCAACGACGACCTCACACTGCCGAAGGCCGACGAACTGTAA
- a CDS encoding 2'-5' RNA ligase family protein, producing the protein MPESRPGFDANLRLYAQMQPDGPSLAHLLSLQQALPDGTRLVPRPQLHLTLIHFGKVLDVHRAISAQTGISRSAYEQLLAEYIARTEALLPAVSFRLEPAGFAGFGTRGSTLVVEYLPTPELALLHRELYGALVGFLGAAGIRDAAAFMAGDPNFMHAGTLRPHISLARGFAGDLPSLPLKSVTLQPMPVVYPGH; encoded by the coding sequence ATGCCCGAGTCCCGGCCCGGCTTCGATGCCAACCTCCGCCTGTACGCCCAGATGCAACCCGACGGGCCGTCACTGGCCCATCTCCTGTCCCTGCAGCAGGCGCTGCCGGACGGCACGCGGCTGGTGCCGCGGCCGCAGCTGCACCTGACGCTGATCCACTTCGGGAAGGTGCTGGACGTGCACCGGGCCATTAGCGCCCAAACCGGCATTTCCCGTTCCGCCTACGAGCAGCTGCTCGCCGAATACATTGCCCGGACTGAGGCGCTGCTGCCCGCGGTTTCCTTCCGGCTGGAGCCTGCCGGGTTTGCCGGGTTCGGTACGCGGGGATCGACCCTGGTAGTGGAGTATCTGCCGACGCCGGAACTGGCTTTGCTGCATCGGGAACTGTACGGAGCGCTGGTTGGTTTTCTCGGCGCCGCCGGAATCCGGGACGCCGCAGCCTTCATGGCCGGTGATCCGAACTTTATGCATGCCGGGACCCTGCGCCCGCACATCTCCCTGGCGCGGGGATTCGCAGGCGACCTGCCTTCGCTGCCGCTGAAGTCCGTGACACTGCAGCCGATGCCGGTGGTGTACCCCGGGCACTGA
- the fabF gene encoding beta-ketoacyl-ACP synthase II has protein sequence MARKVVITGLGATTPIGGDVPTMWKNALQGVSGARTLEDEWVEKYSLPVTFAARATTPASEVLSRVEAKRMDPSTQFAVVAAREAWADSGLADVDHDRLAVSFATGIGGIWTLLDAWDTLREKGPRRVLPMTVPMLMPNGPSAAVSLDLGARAGAHTPVSACASGTEALHQGLDMIRSGKADIVVAGGAEACIHPMPLASFASMQALSKRNDDPQRASRPYDKDRDGFVMGEGAGALVLESEEHALARGARIYAELAGTAVTADAYHITAPDPEGLGATRALKSALFDARAQAEDVVHVNAHATSTPVGDKPEYTALKAALGSALDGVAVSATKSQMGHLLGASGAVEAVLTALAVYERQAPATINLDNQDPEIPLDVVTSSRQLRGGDIVALSNSFGFGGHNAVAVLRSR, from the coding sequence CTCGAAGATGAATGGGTGGAGAAGTACTCCCTGCCCGTGACCTTCGCCGCGCGTGCCACCACTCCCGCTTCGGAAGTCCTTTCCCGCGTCGAAGCCAAGCGGATGGACCCTTCTACGCAGTTCGCCGTCGTCGCGGCACGCGAAGCCTGGGCCGATTCCGGCCTCGCAGACGTTGACCATGACCGGCTTGCCGTCTCCTTCGCCACCGGCATCGGCGGCATCTGGACCCTGCTCGACGCCTGGGACACCCTGCGTGAAAAGGGCCCGCGGCGTGTACTGCCCATGACCGTTCCGATGCTGATGCCCAACGGCCCGTCCGCCGCGGTCAGCCTCGACCTGGGTGCCCGTGCCGGCGCCCACACACCCGTCTCCGCCTGCGCCTCCGGAACCGAGGCCCTCCACCAGGGCCTGGACATGATCCGCTCCGGCAAGGCCGACATCGTCGTCGCCGGCGGCGCGGAAGCCTGCATCCACCCGATGCCCCTGGCGTCCTTTGCCTCCATGCAGGCCCTGTCCAAGCGCAACGATGATCCCCAGCGTGCCTCCCGCCCCTATGACAAGGACCGTGACGGCTTCGTGATGGGTGAGGGTGCCGGTGCGCTGGTGCTCGAAAGCGAAGAGCACGCACTGGCCCGCGGCGCGCGGATTTACGCCGAGCTCGCCGGCACGGCCGTCACCGCCGACGCGTACCACATCACCGCACCGGACCCCGAGGGCCTCGGCGCCACCCGGGCCCTGAAGTCTGCTCTCTTTGATGCCCGGGCACAGGCCGAGGACGTAGTCCACGTGAACGCGCATGCCACGTCCACCCCGGTGGGCGACAAGCCCGAATACACTGCGCTGAAGGCTGCCCTGGGCAGTGCCCTCGACGGTGTTGCCGTGTCTGCCACCAAGTCGCAGATGGGCCACCTGCTGGGCGCCTCGGGTGCAGTCGAGGCCGTCCTGACGGCTTTGGCGGTCTACGAACGCCAGGCGCCGGCAACGATCAACCTGGACAACCAGGATCCGGAGATCCCGCTCGACGTCGTGACCTCCAGCCGCCAGCTGCGCGGCGGAGACATCGTCGCGCTGAGCAACTCCTTCGGCTTCGGCGGGCACAACGCCGTCGCCGTACTGCGCAGCCGCTAA
- a CDS encoding methylated-DNA--[protein]-cysteine S-methyltransferase, producing the protein MLTHKIVTSPIGVLTLVALDGVLSTVRLGPPAVAAGAGTPYGIAAEDGFEDVERQLTEYFEGRRCCFNVDTNPQGTEFQRRVWEQVSGIGYGRTASYKQLAVLLGDAAKARSVGAALAHNPLNLVVPTHRVVGSRGALTGYSGGVDAKRYLLELEQAPQTEHLRRNCLRADSVPA; encoded by the coding sequence ATGCTCACTCACAAGATAGTCACCTCACCGATTGGGGTGCTCACCCTGGTCGCCTTGGACGGCGTCCTTTCCACGGTCCGGCTCGGGCCGCCCGCCGTGGCTGCAGGGGCAGGGACACCGTACGGCATTGCGGCGGAAGACGGCTTCGAGGATGTCGAACGCCAACTGACGGAGTACTTCGAGGGCCGGCGCTGCTGTTTCAACGTAGACACCAACCCGCAGGGAACCGAGTTTCAACGCAGGGTATGGGAGCAGGTCTCGGGCATCGGCTACGGCAGGACGGCAAGCTACAAGCAGCTGGCGGTCCTGCTGGGTGACGCTGCCAAGGCTCGAAGCGTGGGGGCGGCATTGGCCCATAACCCGTTGAACCTGGTTGTGCCCACCCACCGCGTGGTGGGGTCCCGCGGCGCGCTGACCGGATACTCGGGCGGCGTTGATGCGAAGCGGTACCTGCTGGAGCTGGAACAGGCACCGCAGACAGAACACCTGCGGCGGAACTGCCTGCGTGCCGACAGCGTGCCTGCTTGA
- a CDS encoding YraN family protein — MVDMKAKDILGSRGEELAARYLTEAGLRIIDRNWRCPEGEIDLVAVDGATLVVVEVKTRSSLDFGHPFEAIGQDKVARLYLLAGAWARANSRYFTHRRIDAVSILDDGTNPPVVEHLRGIS, encoded by the coding sequence GTGGTGGACATGAAAGCCAAAGACATCCTGGGAAGCCGCGGAGAAGAACTGGCGGCGCGCTACCTGACCGAAGCCGGGCTTCGCATCATCGACCGGAACTGGCGGTGTCCCGAGGGCGAGATCGACCTGGTCGCAGTGGACGGGGCCACCCTGGTGGTGGTCGAAGTGAAAACGCGTTCCTCGCTGGACTTCGGGCACCCCTTCGAAGCGATCGGACAGGATAAGGTCGCCCGCCTCTACCTGCTGGCGGGCGCCTGGGCCAGGGCCAACAGCCGATACTTTACCCACCGCCGGATCGACGCAGTTTCGATTCTTGACGACGGCACCAATCCTCCTGTTGTGGAGCATCTGCGGGGGATTTCCTGA
- a CDS encoding LPXTG cell wall anchor domain-containing protein — MYRKVDAEKPAAWENSGKQTFLAKQPGHQWFTDVTSLVPSVPFEVCGPGWAVQQDVLEFEGTYDWPKNLLYPDPFPGNPKLKDSKHQELEEVMTVPDCASTPTPTPTPTDTPSQKPTPTPTDTPSATPTPTPTPTDTPSATPTPTRTPTNTPSATPSKTPAGSVTPPGSNGTPPAPATTDPGVQVAGNPSPRVPDAGLAHTGAGGMWLAAAGAAILAVGAVLVVIARRRKA; from the coding sequence TTGTACCGGAAGGTAGACGCGGAGAAGCCGGCCGCCTGGGAGAACTCCGGTAAACAAACCTTCCTGGCCAAGCAGCCCGGACATCAGTGGTTCACCGATGTAACGTCCCTGGTCCCCTCGGTTCCATTCGAGGTATGCGGTCCCGGCTGGGCTGTCCAGCAAGACGTACTCGAGTTTGAAGGCACTTATGACTGGCCGAAGAACCTCCTTTATCCCGATCCCTTCCCCGGGAATCCGAAGCTGAAGGACTCCAAGCATCAGGAGCTCGAGGAGGTGATGACGGTTCCCGATTGCGCTTCCACGCCGACGCCGACGCCAACACCAACGGACACCCCGTCCCAGAAGCCCACGCCGACACCAACGGACACCCCGTCCGCGACCCCGACGCCGACGCCGACACCAACGGACACCCCGTCCGCGACCCCGACGCCGACGCGAACGCCAACGAACACCCCGTCCGCGACCCCGTCCAAGACCCCGGCAGGTTCGGTAACCCCGCCCGGGTCGAACGGCACCCCGCCTGCCCCGGCCACCACGGACCCCGGGGTCCAGGTTGCCGGCAACCCCAGCCCCCGGGTTCCTGATGCAGGGCTTGCCCACACGGGTGCCGGCGGAATGTGGCTTGCCGCTGCCGGCGCAGCCATTCTGGCTGTGGGAGCCGTACTGGTGGTCATTGCCCGCCGCAGGAAGGCCTAA